The Corynebacterium freiburgense region CCAGCGGGTCATGTTCAACCCAACCTTTTTGCGGAAAGATTTGCTCGTGCTCGAATTGCCCAACCGCAACGATATTTCCATCGTGATTAAAAATAATGCAACGAGTTGAGGTGGTCCCCTGGTCGATTGCCGCTACGTACTTATTATCAAAGCTGGCCACAGTATTTTCTCCTTGAGGTATTTACAGTGCGAGTGTTATCAGGCCGACAGTTATTGCTGCGAGCGTTGGCCCGACAATGGGCACCCACGCATATGACCAATTCGGGGACCCTTTGTCTTTAATTGGCAATACAAACGCATACATAAGACGGGGACCAAGGTCACGAGCCGGATTAATGGCATAGCCGGTCGGAGTTCCAAGGGAAAGACCAATAGCCACCACAATAAAGGCCACCGCAAAGTACTTCATTGGCCCAAGTGTTGCACCACCTGTCGGACCAAACACGATAAAGGCGAGAAGCGCGAAGGTTCCAATAAACTCGGTGACGATGTTCCATCCATTGTGCGGATGCGCTGGCTGGGTAAAGAAAATTGTTCCAGTAGCATGATTCGCTCGTGTTACTTTGCCAGTGCTATCCACATTATTAGCATCAAACATTTGTTTAAAGGCTGCCCAGGCAAGTAACGCACCAAACATCGCTCCTAATACTTGGCCGAGAATGTAACCGGGAACAATACGCCACGGGATGTCGCCAGCCACCGCAGCCATAATGGTGACTGCTGGGTTTAAGTGCCCACCGGAAACATCTGCTACGGAAGCCCCTAAAAACACGCCCAAGCCCCAGCCTAAAGCGATAACCAACCAACCGGAACCACGCGCCGCAGAAGTCCGAAGTGCGTTTGCGGCGCATACGCCATTACCAAAAAGCAAAAGCATTGCGGTTCCCAGGAATTCCCACCAGAAGGCTTGAGAAAACGTCAGCATAATCACCGATCCTGTGACGTATCAATGTCAGGTCGAGTATCAACCACAGCCGTAGCTACAGCATTCGCATCGCTATCTGTAAGTTGCTTTTCTGCCTCTAGTGCGGCCGCTGTGCGATCACGATACACTTTGAGTTCTTGCCCAATCCTCGCTGCATCCCAGCCCAGTAATGGAGCCACAAGTGTAGCTACAGCTTCTGCTGCCTCAACCCCACGATCCGCATACTCCATGGCAATGCGAAGACGTCGATGCAAAATGTCCTCAAGGTGGACTGCACCTTCATGCGTTACTGCGTATCGAACTTCTGCCAGGATGTACCCTTCAGCACCAGGTACCGGCTGGAGTAATTGAGGATCTGATTCTGCTGGTTCCAAAACTTCAAAAATCAACGATCCATAGCGACCCAATAAGTGGTCAACCTGGGTTTCGGTTAAACCAAGTCGCTTTGCCAAAGGTGCCACTTGATTCGCAAGTGCATGGTAACCATCGGCTCCCAATAGCGGTGTGGATTCCGTCACTGAATCAGGAACCGTAAAGGGAATGTCCTCCGCGGCTTTATCAACAGCGTCTTTACCAATCACGCGGTACGTGGTGTACTTTCCACCGGCTACTGAAACAAACCCGGGCGCGACTCGTGCAACCGCATGGTTCCTTGAAAGATTTGTAGTGGAGTCTGAAGAGCCTTCAACCAGTGGGCGCAAGCCAGAGAAAACACCAACAATGTCACCATGAGTTATCTGCCGGCGTACCTTGGCATTAACATGGTCCAAAATATAGTCAATGTCAGCACGAGTTGGTGCAGGATCGGCAAGATTCATAGTCCAATCCGTGTCAGTTGTGCCAATAATCCAGTATTCACCCCAAGGAATCACAAACAGCACAGACTTTTCCGTGACAAAGCATAGTGCCGCATCCGCATCCAAACATGATTTGGGAACAACGATATGGACACCCTTGGATGTATGCACAGAGAATTTGCCTTGTACACCAGCAAGTTTCTCAATTTCGTCATTCCAAACACCAGTGGCATTAATAAATACCGAGCCGCGGATCGTCGTCGTGTTTCCGGTATCGGAGTCGAGGACTTTCGCACCGACTACGCGATCACCTTCTTTTTCGAATCCAACCACCTGTGTCGAAGTTCGAACTAATGCCCCGAACTCTGCAGCTGTACGCAAAACCATCATGGTGTGGCGCGCGTCGTCGACAAGCGTATCGTAGTAGCGAACACCTCCAACGAGGGCATCATCCTTAAGCCCTGGCGCGATTTTCATCGTGCCTTTATGCGACAGATGCTTTTGCATGGGAACGCTCTTTGCACCTCCCATAAGGTCATAGAGCATAAATCCTGAAGCCATATATGGGCGTTCCCAGACCCTGCGAGTCAAGGGGAAAATAAACCGCAATGGTTTTACCAAATGCGGCGCCAGCGTAGACATGGAAAGCTCGCGCTCACGCAACGATTCCGCCACCAAGCGAAAATCCAACATAGCCAGATAGCGCAATCCGCCGTGAAACATCTTGGAGGAACGGCTGGATGTACCAGCGGCAAAATCCCTACCTTCAATAACTGCGACTTTTAAGCCCCGCGTAGCAGCGTCCAGCGCCGCTCCAGCACCGACCGAGCCGCCACCAATAATGACAAGATCAAACTGTTCAGTTCCAAACTTTTCCCAAGCATCCTTGAAATAGTTGGGATTAAAAGCCCGCGTAGAGACCGTGGCCACGATTTACCCTCCTAGAAATAAATTTTACAATTATCACTTACCGGGAATTAACGATTGCTGTATCACGTTCAGGCGAGTCGTTATCCTGATCGAAGGCTATCCGCAAATGAACACTGGCAATCACTCATTATATTCACAACAGTAACACCAAAAATTATGTGGCGCACTACCCAAGCGAGGGCAATAGTGAGTTTACGCACGTTATTGAGTACGATAGCCACTATGCCAAGGGATATTTTCTATACGTCAGTTGTTGGTTTGACTCGCACCCTTTTCGCGGTTCAGGGGCTAAAAATCACCATGACTGGGTTAGAACATGTGCCCGAAAAAGGCGGTGCGGTAATTGTTGCCAACCACACCGGCTACTTAGATTTCATGTTTGCTGGAGTCCCATTCCGCAAATATAAAAGGTTGATTCGCTTTATGGCGAAATCATCAGTCTTTGAGCATCGCCTTGTTGGCCCTATTATGCGCGCCATGAACCACATTCCTGTCGACCGAATCGACGGGCAA contains the following coding sequences:
- a CDS encoding glycerol-3-phosphate dehydrogenase/oxidase — encoded protein: MATVSTRAFNPNYFKDAWEKFGTEQFDLVIIGGGSVGAGAALDAATRGLKVAVIEGRDFAAGTSSRSSKMFHGGLRYLAMLDFRLVAESLRERELSMSTLAPHLVKPLRFIFPLTRRVWERPYMASGFMLYDLMGGAKSVPMQKHLSHKGTMKIAPGLKDDALVGGVRYYDTLVDDARHTMMVLRTAAEFGALVRTSTQVVGFEKEGDRVVGAKVLDSDTGNTTTIRGSVFINATGVWNDEIEKLAGVQGKFSVHTSKGVHIVVPKSCLDADAALCFVTEKSVLFVIPWGEYWIIGTTDTDWTMNLADPAPTRADIDYILDHVNAKVRRQITHGDIVGVFSGLRPLVEGSSDSTTNLSRNHAVARVAPGFVSVAGGKYTTYRVIGKDAVDKAAEDIPFTVPDSVTESTPLLGADGYHALANQVAPLAKRLGLTETQVDHLLGRYGSLIFEVLEPAESDPQLLQPVPGAEGYILAEVRYAVTHEGAVHLEDILHRRLRIAMEYADRGVEAAEAVATLVAPLLGWDAARIGQELKVYRDRTAAALEAEKQLTDSDANAVATAVVDTRPDIDTSQDR
- a CDS encoding MIP/aquaporin family protein, which gives rise to MTFSQAFWWEFLGTAMLLLFGNGVCAANALRTSAARGSGWLVIALGWGLGVFLGASVADVSGGHLNPAVTIMAAVAGDIPWRIVPGYILGQVLGAMFGALLAWAAFKQMFDANNVDSTGKVTRANHATGTIFFTQPAHPHNGWNIVTEFIGTFALLAFIVFGPTGGATLGPMKYFAVAFIVVAIGLSLGTPTGYAINPARDLGPRLMYAFVLPIKDKGSPNWSYAWVPIVGPTLAAITVGLITLAL